Proteins from one Fragaria vesca subsp. vesca linkage group LG6, FraVesHawaii_1.0, whole genome shotgun sequence genomic window:
- the LOC101290788 gene encoding omega-6 fatty acid desaturase, endoplasmic reticulum isozyme 2-like encodes MGAGGRMSAPPTRKSAETDNIKRVPHLKPPFTLGQVKKAIPPHCFQRSVIHSFSYIVYDFAIASIFYYIASNYINNLSAPLSFLAWPIYWALQGCVLTGVWVIAHECGHHAFSDYQWLDDTVGLILHSFLLVPYFSWKYSHRRHHSNTGSLERDEVFVPKQKSAMGWWSKYLNNPPGRVLTLAITLTLGWPLYLAFNVSGRPYDGFACHYHPYGPIYSDRERLQIYISDAGVLAVCYGLYRLAVAKGLAWVLCFYGGPLLVVNAFLVLITFLQHTHPSLPHYDSSEWDWLRGALATVDRDYGILNKVFHNITDTHVAHHLFSTMPHYHAMEATKAIKPILGDYYQFDGTPFYKAMWREAKECIYVEPDEVDKKGVFWYKNKL; translated from the coding sequence ATGGGTGCCGGTGGAAGAATGTCTGCACCCCCAACTCGCAAGAGTGCAGAAACTGACAACATCAAGCGAGTGCCACACTTGAAACCTCCATTCACTCTCGGCCAAGTCAAGAAAGCCATCCCACCTCACTGTTTCCAGCGCTCCGTCATCCACTCCTTCTCCTATATTGTCTACGACTTCGCCATCGCCTCCATCTTTTATTACATTGCTTCAAATTACATCAACAACCTCTCAGCACCTCTCTCTTTCTTGGCATGGCCAATTTACTGGGCTCTTCAGGGCTGTGTCCTAACTGGTGTCTGGGTCATTGCACACGAGTGCGGTCACCATGCCTTTAGCGATTATCAATGGCTTGATGACACAGTTGGCCTGATCCTTCACTCCTTTCTTCTTGTCCCCTACTTCTCTTGGAAGTATAGCCATCGCCGCCACCATTCTAACACAGGTTCCCTTGAGCGAGATGAAGTCTTTGTCCCGAAACAGAAGTCTGCAATGGGATGGTGGTCCAAATACCTTAACAACCCACCAGGCAGAGTCCTTACTCTTGCTATCACACTCACTCTTGGCTGGCCTTTGTATCTGGCATTCAATGTCTCTGGAAGGCCCTATGACGGCTTTGCTTGCCACTACCATCCATATGGCCCGATCTACTCTGACCGTGAACGTCTGCAGATTTACATTTCGGATGCTGGTGTTCTTGCAGTCTGCTACGGGCTTTACCGTCTTGCTGTTGCAAAAGGGCTTGCCTGGGTCCTGTGCTTCTATGGAGGTCCCTTGTTGGTGGTGAACGCGTTTTTGGTCTTGATCACATTCTTGCAGCACACCCACCCTTCATTGCCGCACTACGATTCATCCGAATGGGACTGGTTGAGAGGAGCCTTGGCAACTGTTGACAGAGACTATGGGATCTTGAACAAGGTCTTCCATAACATCACCGACACTCATGTCGCTCACCATTTGTTCTCAACCATGCCACATTATCATGCAATGGAGGCCACAAAGGCAATCAAGCCAATATTGGGTGATTATTATCAGTTCGATGGAACCCCGTTTTACAAGGCGATGTGGAGGGAAGCCAAGGAGTGCATCTATGTTGAGCCTGATGAAGTTGATAAGAAAGGTGTCTTCTGGTACAAGAATAAGCTGTGA